The proteins below are encoded in one region of Bremerella sp. P1:
- a CDS encoding glucose-1-phosphate adenylyltransferase, with translation MRNVICLVLGGGRGTRLYPLTKYRSKPAVPLAGKYRLIDIPLSNCLNSQMNRIYVLTQFMSVSLHRHIRQTYRFDHFSGGFVELLAAQQTASEGSDWYQGTADAVRKNLRYIQQHGIDYVLILSGDQLYRMDYREMLNSHIESGADVSIAGLPVHSKDASGLGIMKIDETGRVNGFVEKPKTPEELAHVRTDPAWIDARGITSNGRDCLASMGNYLFNRDTLVELLEKTDYQDFGKEIFPAAIRAKKVQMHMFDSYWEDIGTIKAFYESNLATLAPTPPFEFVEEEAPIFTRARFLPPTMVMEGNFANSMIADGCQIGKGCTIKNSVVGLRSVIEENVTIEDSVLMGCDYYATRMETEADESSGRPRMKIGSGSVIKGAIVDKNCHIGNNVHVVKTDDLVDKEYPEGVTVVDGIPVVEKGACLPDGWTLT, from the coding sequence ATGCGTAATGTCATCTGCCTGGTGCTGGGCGGTGGCCGTGGAACCCGGCTTTACCCTTTGACTAAATACCGCTCGAAACCAGCCGTTCCGCTGGCGGGCAAGTACCGCTTGATCGATATCCCTCTCTCGAACTGCTTAAACAGCCAGATGAATCGCATCTATGTGCTGACGCAGTTCATGTCGGTCAGTTTGCACCGTCACATCCGCCAGACCTACCGCTTCGATCACTTCAGCGGTGGTTTTGTCGAACTATTAGCCGCTCAGCAAACCGCGAGTGAAGGTTCTGACTGGTACCAAGGCACTGCCGATGCCGTTCGCAAGAACTTGCGTTACATCCAGCAGCACGGCATCGACTACGTCTTGATCCTTTCCGGCGACCAACTGTACCGCATGGATTACCGCGAGATGCTGAACTCGCACATCGAATCCGGTGCTGACGTCTCGATCGCAGGCCTGCCTGTCCACTCGAAGGACGCCAGCGGTTTGGGGATCATGAAGATCGACGAAACAGGCCGCGTCAATGGTTTCGTCGAGAAGCCCAAGACACCTGAAGAACTGGCCCATGTGCGAACCGACCCTGCCTGGATCGATGCCCGTGGCATTACATCGAACGGTCGTGATTGCCTGGCGAGTATGGGCAATTACCTGTTCAACCGGGACACCTTGGTTGAACTGCTGGAAAAGACCGACTACCAGGACTTCGGCAAGGAGATCTTCCCTGCAGCGATTCGAGCGAAGAAAGTGCAGATGCACATGTTCGACAGCTACTGGGAAGACATCGGGACGATCAAAGCCTTCTACGAATCGAACCTCGCCACGCTGGCCCCAACGCCTCCGTTCGAGTTCGTTGAAGAAGAAGCTCCGATCTTCACGCGGGCTCGTTTCCTGCCACCCACGATGGTCATGGAAGGCAATTTCGCCAACAGCATGATCGCTGATGGTTGCCAGATCGGCAAAGGCTGCACCATCAAGAACAGCGTGGTCGGTCTGCGTAGCGTGATCGAAGAAAACGTTACGATCGAAGACTCGGTTCTGATGGGCTGCGACTACTACGCGACCCGCATGGAAACTGAAGCCGACGAATCGTCCGGTCGACCTCGCATGAAGATCGGCTCTGGCAGCGTTATCAAGGGAGCCATCGTCGACAAGAATTGCCACATCGGCAACAACGTCCACGTGGTGAAGACCGATGACCTGGTGGACAAGGAATACCCAGAAGGCGTCACCGTCGTCGACGGAATCCCCGTCGTCGAAAAGGGTGCCTGCCTACCCGATGGCTGGACGCTAACCTAA
- a CDS encoding inorganic diphosphatase produces MTHAWHDVTPGEDIPREFCAVIEIPTGSSIKYELDKDTGLLRMDRMLYSAVHYPANYGFVPQTLAEDDDPLDVLVLCQEPVAPLTLITARAVGLMTMVDSGKLDHKIIAVAVTDPEYSSYNEAIDLPNHRRNMLRRFFQDYKMLEGKSVEVDEILPSELALPIINEALERYSEQRRRGFYRK; encoded by the coding sequence ATGACGCACGCTTGGCACGACGTGACCCCCGGTGAAGACATCCCTAGGGAATTCTGTGCGGTCATCGAGATCCCGACCGGATCCAGCATCAAGTACGAACTGGACAAGGATACGGGTCTGTTGCGGATGGACCGCATGCTTTATTCAGCCGTTCACTATCCAGCGAACTACGGCTTCGTCCCGCAAACACTTGCCGAAGACGACGATCCGCTCGACGTGCTGGTCCTGTGCCAGGAACCGGTCGCTCCGCTGACGTTGATCACCGCACGAGCGGTGGGTTTGATGACGATGGTTGATAGCGGCAAGCTCGATCATAAGATTATCGCCGTCGCGGTGACCGATCCGGAATATTCTTCCTACAATGAAGCGATTGATCTGCCTAATCATCGCCGGAACATGTTGCGGCGCTTCTTCCAAGATTACAAGATGTTGGAAGGGAAATCGGTTGAGGTCGACGAGATTCTTCCATCGGAATTAGCTCTACCGATCATCAACGAAGCACTGGAACGCTATAGCGAACAGCGTCGACGCGGATTTTATCGGAAGTAA
- the leuS gene encoding leucine--tRNA ligase produces the protein MPRYNPAQIEPKWQKYWDENQTFRTPDLPKSEKLYVLDMFPYPSGAGLHVGHPEGYTATDIVCRFARMQGKSVLHPMGFDSFGLPAEEYAIKHNVHPRETTEKNIGEFVRQLKMLGFSYDWQRQVATTDVDYFRWTQWIFLVLFDTWYDHDAGKGRPIAELPIPDDVKAEGAEAVRDYQDEHRLAYVNEAPVNWCPALGTVLANEEVIDGKSERGGHPVQRLPLRQWMLRITAYAERLESDLESLDWSDSIKQLQRNWIGRSIGAEVDFFLGTAEEYTPWEIERKKLGYPRKPGTDVLRVYTTRPDTLFGATYMVIAPEHPLVDQLTTAEQSDAVQKYCQAAAFKSDLERTELAKDKTGVFSGSYAINPVTGQPVPIWIADYVLASYGTGAIMAVPAHDDRDFEFAQKFDIPVIAVVDPGDKSDIDRDAVLAGKACATFDGVAINSGKYNGMKTAEVKAQIALDLEQNGLGREATNFKLRDWLFSRQRFWGEPFPILKELDENGEPNGKIRAVPVDQLPVDLPQIEDYKPIGRPEPPLEKADDSWLYPVIDGVKYKRETNTMPQWAGSCWYYLRFIDPKNNAVFVDPEKEKAWMPIDLYIGGAEHAVLHLLYARFWHKVLYDRGYVSTPEPFQKLVNQGMILGEIEYMGFQLEDGSWVGSNLVKKQEDGSLVDDKGNPVNSVALAEADVLKKGDGFVLAADNNIRIDSRAHKMSKSRGNVVNPDDVVRDFGADSLRLYEMFMGPLEATKPWAMDGVKGVRGFLDRAWRMLIDHNAEEVVLNAAIQDVEPTEEQNKMLHRTLKSVTNDLSNISFNTAIARLMEFTNFFTKESTRPKKAMEWFALMLSPLAPHLAEEFWQLLGHSDTLAYEPWPQFVESYTKDNEIEVPVQIMGKVRGRITVPADIKKDDLEALAKSDARVQELLEGKQIVKTIVVPGRLVNFVVK, from the coding sequence ATGCCTCGCTACAACCCGGCCCAGATCGAACCCAAATGGCAGAAATACTGGGACGAGAATCAAACTTTCCGCACCCCTGACCTCCCCAAAAGCGAGAAGCTTTATGTCTTGGATATGTTTCCCTATCCAAGTGGTGCAGGTTTGCATGTGGGGCATCCGGAAGGTTACACGGCAACCGATATCGTCTGCCGCTTTGCCCGCATGCAGGGCAAAAGCGTCTTGCACCCGATGGGCTTCGACTCGTTTGGCCTTCCGGCAGAAGAATATGCCATTAAGCACAATGTCCATCCTCGCGAGACGACCGAGAAGAACATCGGTGAGTTCGTCCGCCAGTTGAAGATGCTTGGCTTCAGCTACGACTGGCAGCGGCAGGTCGCCACAACTGATGTCGACTACTTCCGCTGGACGCAGTGGATTTTCCTCGTACTTTTCGACACATGGTACGACCACGACGCCGGCAAAGGCCGCCCCATCGCCGAGCTTCCGATTCCTGACGATGTGAAAGCCGAAGGAGCCGAAGCCGTTCGCGATTACCAGGACGAGCATCGCTTGGCCTACGTCAACGAGGCTCCGGTCAATTGGTGCCCCGCGCTTGGCACCGTGCTTGCGAACGAAGAAGTGATCGACGGCAAGAGCGAACGTGGCGGCCACCCGGTTCAACGTTTGCCGCTTCGCCAATGGATGCTCCGCATTACGGCCTACGCCGAGCGGCTCGAAAGCGATCTCGAATCGCTCGACTGGTCCGACAGCATCAAGCAGCTTCAGCGTAACTGGATTGGCCGTAGCATCGGGGCGGAAGTCGATTTCTTCCTTGGTACCGCCGAAGAGTACACCCCCTGGGAGATTGAGCGAAAGAAGCTTGGCTATCCTCGCAAGCCTGGCACCGATGTCCTTCGCGTGTACACAACGCGGCCTGACACGCTCTTTGGGGCGACCTACATGGTCATCGCGCCCGAGCACCCGCTTGTCGATCAGTTGACCACCGCCGAGCAATCCGACGCCGTCCAGAAGTACTGTCAGGCAGCCGCGTTCAAGTCTGACTTGGAACGCACGGAGCTTGCCAAAGATAAGACCGGCGTGTTTTCTGGCTCGTATGCCATTAACCCAGTTACCGGCCAGCCTGTGCCGATTTGGATCGCGGACTATGTGCTCGCCAGCTACGGCACTGGGGCCATCATGGCCGTTCCGGCACACGACGATCGCGACTTCGAGTTCGCGCAAAAGTTCGACATCCCGGTGATTGCCGTGGTCGATCCCGGCGACAAGTCTGACATCGATCGCGACGCGGTCCTTGCCGGGAAGGCCTGTGCGACTTTCGATGGCGTGGCGATCAACTCCGGCAAATACAACGGCATGAAGACCGCCGAGGTCAAAGCGCAGATCGCTTTAGATCTCGAACAAAACGGTCTCGGCCGCGAAGCGACCAACTTCAAACTCCGCGACTGGCTCTTCAGCCGTCAGCGTTTCTGGGGCGAGCCCTTCCCGATTCTCAAAGAACTTGACGAAAACGGCGAGCCCAACGGCAAGATCCGAGCCGTGCCGGTCGACCAGCTTCCGGTCGACTTGCCACAGATCGAAGATTACAAACCGATTGGGCGACCAGAACCGCCACTCGAGAAAGCGGATGACTCCTGGCTTTACCCGGTGATTGACGGCGTGAAGTATAAGCGGGAAACGAACACCATGCCGCAGTGGGCCGGCTCGTGCTGGTACTACCTTCGCTTCATCGATCCGAAGAACAACGCGGTCTTCGTTGATCCTGAAAAAGAAAAGGCCTGGATGCCGATCGATCTCTACATTGGTGGTGCCGAACACGCCGTGCTTCACCTCTTGTATGCCCGCTTCTGGCACAAGGTGCTTTACGACCGCGGTTACGTCTCGACACCCGAACCATTCCAGAAGCTCGTCAACCAAGGGATGATCTTGGGCGAGATCGAGTACATGGGCTTCCAGCTTGAGGATGGCAGTTGGGTCGGCAGCAACCTCGTGAAGAAGCAGGAAGACGGATCACTTGTTGACGACAAGGGCAACCCGGTCAACTCCGTCGCATTGGCTGAAGCAGACGTCCTCAAGAAGGGCGACGGATTTGTCCTGGCCGCGGATAACAACATTCGGATCGATTCGCGGGCTCACAAGATGTCCAAGAGCCGCGGTAACGTGGTTAACCCGGATGACGTCGTCCGCGATTTCGGTGCCGATAGTCTTCGTCTTTACGAAATGTTCATGGGACCACTCGAAGCTACCAAGCCTTGGGCGATGGATGGTGTGAAGGGGGTTCGTGGCTTCCTCGATCGAGCGTGGCGAATGCTCATCGACCACAACGCGGAAGAGGTTGTTCTCAACGCAGCCATTCAAGACGTCGAGCCAACCGAAGAGCAGAACAAGATGCTCCATCGCACGCTCAAGAGCGTAACGAATGACCTTTCCAATATCAGTTTCAACACGGCCATTGCCCGCTTGATGGAGTTCACCAACTTCTTCACCAAGGAATCGACACGGCCGAAAAAGGCCATGGAATGGTTTGCGTTGATGCTTTCTCCCTTGGCACCTCACTTAGCCGAAGAATTTTGGCAATTGTTGGGCCACAGTGACACTTTGGCCTACGAGCCATGGCCACAGTTTGTCGAGTCGTACACCAAGGACAACGAGATCGAAGTCCCCGTGCAAATTATGGGGAAAGTTCGCGGCCGTATTACGGTTCCAGCCGACATTAAGAAGGACGATCTTGAAGCTCTCGCAAAGTCGGATGCTCGCGTCCAAGAGCTTCTGGAAGGAAAACAAATCGTGAAAACGATTGTCGTTCCGGGTCGTCTTGTAAATTTCGTCGTGAAATGA
- the map gene encoding type I methionyl aminopeptidase, giving the protein MLHGRRHLQLVDSERDAMRVACQFNAQLMDFVRPHVKAGITTEAIDRMVHEYTLDHGHTPACLNYQGFPKSCCTSINEVICHGIPDKYELKEGDIVNVDLTSIVDGWHGDQSETFLIGEVTPEAKQVTQCAFDCLYLAIDAIYPECRVSEIGRVIVEEAKKYNFGVVEEFVGHGLGRRFHQDPSIPHVPTRAAHSVRLLPGVCFTIEPMINIGGAATQLDPSDGWTVRTRDRSLSAQFEHTILMTENGPEILSMTKDGPQKGHKF; this is encoded by the coding sequence ATGCTTCACGGACGACGTCATCTTCAGCTAGTTGATTCCGAACGGGACGCGATGCGAGTTGCCTGCCAGTTCAACGCGCAACTAATGGACTTTGTACGCCCTCACGTCAAAGCGGGCATTACGACCGAGGCAATCGATCGGATGGTGCACGAGTACACCCTCGATCATGGCCACACGCCTGCTTGTTTGAATTACCAAGGCTTCCCCAAGAGCTGCTGCACCAGCATCAACGAAGTCATTTGTCATGGGATTCCCGACAAATACGAGCTGAAAGAAGGGGACATCGTCAATGTCGACCTGACTTCGATTGTCGACGGGTGGCATGGCGATCAGTCGGAAACGTTTCTGATTGGGGAAGTAACTCCTGAAGCGAAGCAGGTCACGCAGTGTGCGTTCGATTGCCTGTATCTGGCTATCGATGCGATCTATCCCGAATGCCGCGTTTCGGAAATCGGTCGCGTTATTGTCGAGGAAGCCAAGAAGTACAACTTTGGTGTCGTCGAAGAGTTCGTCGGGCACGGCCTCGGCCGTCGATTCCATCAAGATCCTTCGATTCCTCACGTCCCAACACGTGCCGCTCATTCGGTTCGCCTGTTGCCAGGCGTCTGCTTCACGATCGAGCCGATGATCAACATTGGCGGAGCAGCTACGCAACTCGATCCGTCCGATGGCTGGACGGTCCGTACTCGCGACCGTAGCCTGAGTGCTCAGTTCGAGCATACGATCTTGATGACCGAGAACGGTCCTGAGATCCTTTCGATGACGAAAGATGGTCCTCAGAAGGGACATAAGTTCTAA